The nucleotide window CTCTTGAAAGAAGCAGAAGAAATTCTGAAGCAACAAAAAGACTCTGAAAGCTCTGTGCTGGACGCTGCCCTGATTGGTGCTTCTCAGAAGGTGGAGCACTATGAAATCGCCACTTACGGCACCCTGCGCACCTGGGCCCAGCAACTGGGCTACAGCAACGCTGCCATCAAACTGGAAGACACCCTGAACGAAGAATACGAAGCCGACAAGGGCCTGACCCTCTGTGCTGAAAGGGTGATCAATCCCAGAGCCGCCGAAGAATAAGTCCCCTTTTGACCCAGAAGTTTGACCCTGCAAATTTGAACCCTCAAGGAGCATTTATGTCTGATCAGGAACCCAAAAGCAATGCCATGAAAAAACAGGAAGAAGACCAGAAGAAAATCATTCGCACTTTTCATGAAGGAGAAAAAGAGAATCCAGCCGAAGGAGACCGGGCTGGAGAGCAGGGCTCTCCGGGCAACAATCCGGGCAATGCTGGAGGCAATGGCCACACCAGCAATGCAACCCCAGATTGAATCCATCTCACATTGCACTTCATGTCCCCTTTCGAGGGGACTTTTCCGCTCAGATACCCGTTCATTCCAAACCAGGAGGAGCACATGCAGCTTTATCATGATGGCACGCCTTTTTTTCTGCAAAGGGAAGGCAACATTGCACGGGTCTTTCTGGAAACCGACCGTGAACTTGAACAGGGCTGGGCGGTGGGTTACCTGCATGGGGCCTCGCATTACAGCGAACTGAAACCTTATGGAGATGGCCGCTGGGTGGCAGAATTGCCCTTCACGCACCACCAGAAATTTCATTACCGTTTCAAGGTCATTGCCGCAGGAAGGGTGTGGTGGCTCAATCAGGCCGGGGTGAGCCCCAGTGCACCCAGCGTGCTGCAGGATTTCAGTTTTTCCAGTCAGGAGCCGCCCTTGTGGGTCAGAAGCCGCATCTTCTACCAGATCTTTCCAGACCGCTTTAAAATGGGAGATCCCAGCCTGCGGGTGCAAAAAGGGCAGTACCAGTACACCAACAAGGACATCGAAACGCGAGAATGGCATGAACTTCCTCAGAAAGAAACCGGCTACATGGAATTTTATGGTGGAGATCTGGAAGGCATCCGGCAGAGCATTCCCTATTTTCAGGCATTGGGGGTGAATGCCCTGTACCTCAACCCCATCTTTGAAAGCCCCTCTGCCCACAAGTACGACACCCAGGATTATTACCGCATCGATCCGCACTTTGGCAGCAATGAAGGCTTTGCAGCCCTGGTGAAAGAACTGCACCATTCTGACATCCGCATCATGCTGGATGGGGTCTTCAACCACACCGGAGACTGGCACCGCTGGATGAACAAAGCAGGCCACTATCAGGAGCCCGGAGCCTACCAGAGTGAAAATTTCAGGCAGTACTACAACTACTCTGGTGAAAACCCCGATGATTACTTTTCCTGGATGGGGTTTTCCACGCTTCCCAAGCTGAATTACGCCCACCAGGAAGTCAGAGGCCACATCTACGCCAACCCGGACTCGGTGATCCGTTACTGGTTGAAAGGGCCTTATGAAATGGATGCCTGGAGGCTGGATGTGGCTTCCATGATCGGCTCTGAAGGCAGCGACCAGGACAACCGCCAGATTCTGGCCGAGTTGTGGAGCGCTGCACGGGAAACCCGCAGCGATGCTTACATCCTGGGGGAACATTTTGGGGATGCCACTTTATGGCTGCAAGGCGGGGTAGAAGACGCCACCATGAACTACTTTGCCTTCATGATCCCCACCTGGTCTTTTCTGGCAAGCCAGGACCACAAAAGCCACCCTGCATGGCTTGATGCCAGAGAATATGCAGAGGCCCTGACCCGGCCTCTCAGTTACCTGCCTTTCAACCAGCAACTGGCCGCCTTCAATTTGCTGGATTCCCACGATGTGAAACGCTTTGCCACCCTGGTTCCCGATCTGCAAACCCGAAAACTGGGTGTGGCGCTGCTGTTCACCTTCATTGGGGTTCCCTGCATCTATTACGGAGATGAAATCGGACTGGAAGGCGAGGATGACCCTGACAACCGCCGCCCGATGCCCTGGGACAACAAAGCCCTGTGGGATTCTGAAATTCACCACTGGTACAAAGCGCTGATTCGTCTGAGGCATCAGGAAGCAGCACTGAAGGAGGGCAGTTTCTCTGTCTTGCATGCAGAAGGAGACCACCTGATCTTTGAACGCAGGTATGGACCTGAGCGCATCCGGGTGGTGCTGACCCGGGGTGCCCCCCTGACCCATGAATTGACTGGCAGCTGGATTGATGTGCTGGAGCAACAACCCGTGCAGAGGCATGTGCACCTCTCCTCTGCTGGCGTGAAAATCCTGAAGCAGGTGCTTTGATCCAACAACCCAACCCCATCAAGAGGTGAAACATGTCCACCCATTCCCACTGGATGCAAAACCTTCCCACCCACAACCCCCTGAACAAAGACCTGATTGCAGATGCCGTGGTGGTTGGGGCCGGAATTGCTGGCCTGAGCACCGCCTATCAGCTGGTCAAGGCAGGTCTGTCTGTGGTGGTTCTGGAACGCGACCAGATCGGCAGCGGAGAAACCCCCAGAAGCAGTGCCCAGGTGACGGCCTCACTGGATTTCCTGTATCAGGAACTGGTGACCATTCATGGCCGGGAAGCCACAAGGCTGATTTACCAGAGCCACACCGCCGCCATTGCAGAGATGGAACGCATGGTGCAGACAGAACAGCTGGATTGCGATTTCAGACGGGTTTCTGGTCATCTGGTGCCTGCTCCCGGAGATGATGCCACCGTTCAGAAGGAAGCTTCTGTGCACAGAGGGCTGGGTTTTGACACGCGACTTTCAACCCCTCCTGCCTGGGTCAAGGGTTTTGCAGAAAGCCTCGAATACCCACAACAGGGACAGGTGGATCCGCTGCAATACCTGCTTGGGCTGGCAAAAGCCATTGAGAAACACGGCGGGCTGATTTACGGCTCCAGTCCGGTGCTGTCTTACACCGGAGACCACGTGGTCACAGAACAGGGCCACACTGTGCATGCAAATCACGTGGTCATCACCACCAATGCTGTGGTTTCCGAACATGGCAAATACTCTTTCAGGTTGACCCCGTACAGAACCTACATGGTGTCCCTGAAGCTCACAGAGCAGATTGAACCTGTGCTGTTCTATGACACCTCTGATCCCTATTTTTATGTGCGGCCCGATGGGGACATGCTGCTGGTGGGAGGCGCAGACCACCGCACAGGTGAACCTGCAGATCCCAAAGAACGCTGGCAGACCATTGAAAGCTGGGCCAGAGCGCACTTCCCGGTGGGTGAACGGCTGGAACAGTGGTCCGGGCAAGTGTTCAATTCTGCAGATGGGATTGCCTTTCTGGGCAAAACCGGAGACATTTATGTGATCACCGGAGACACTGGAAACGGCCTCACCCATGCCACCATCGGGTCCATGATCATCCGCGACCAGGTGCTGGGCCAGGAAAACCCCTGGATTGAAGTGTACCGTCCTGACCGTTTCCCCAGAGGCAATTACAGGGCGTGGATCAAGGACGCAGGGCGCAGCATCGGGCATGTCTTTGACTGGTTCAAAAAGTCTGCAGAGGTGCAAAACCTGCAACCCGGCCAGGGCTGCATTGTGCGCCAGGGACTCAGCAAATGCGCTGTTCACCGGGATGAAAAAGGCGAGCTTCATGCTGTGGGTGCCATGTGCACCCACCTGGGCTGCGAGGTGTCCTGGAACGGCGCAGAACACACCTGGGATTGTCCCTGCCACGGTTCACGCTTTGCCTCTGATGGCACGGTGCTGACCGGGCCTGCCAGAGCACCCCTGGCAAAACTGGAGCACCCGGAAAAGCTGGAATTGAAATGACATTCCCCAAAAACCATGCTGATTGTTCTGTCCATAGGGATTTTTCCTGTAGGAAGCCACTGGGGAAACGCCTACCATGAAAGAACATTCAGCGAAAGACCACCCTGTTCCAGACTTCAAAAAAATGCTGGTCCAGGGGTGATCGGGGGAAGACATGGATTACCAATTGCAGATCAACAACAACACCCAACAGCCTGGCAGTTTCGTGATTTTTCAGACCACCCGCGCTCCCGGACCTTACAGTGTGGCCTGGCAGAGCAAATATACCTACCCCAGCACCACCCTGACCTTCAAATGGACGGCAAATTATGACTTCATCTGGTCCAGCACCGCACAATTGACCCCTGGTGTGGTGTTTCAGGCTGCTCAGGCGATTTCTGCCACCCCACAGACCAACAGGATCACCCTCTCTTACGATCTGGGGCACCATGCGTTTTACTTCCAGAACCAGACCGAGGGCACCCAGGCAGGGACTTTTCAGATCCAGGTGGACAGCAGCGTTCCAGTGAATGCGGTCGCTGTGGGCATTGGCATGGACAGCAAGCCAACTTTTGCCATTGGTGGTCAACCCAACATGAATTTTCAGTTTGAAATTCCACCTGCCAACACCTACTGGGTGGCCTTCACCAGCGGAACCGAACAGGGTGAAGTGCTGGACAGAGAGACCCTGAATCCTGTGGAAGTGGTTTTCCCCATCAATGTGGATTCCATGACCGTGACCCTCAATCCAGACCTGACCTGGAAGGTGGTGCCCAACCACCTGCTCAAAGCCACTGAAGAAGGCTGAAAAGGGTGTTGTTGTTTCATCGAAAAAACTTCAAAAAGAGGGCCACAGGCCCTCTCTCTGTTCTGATTT belongs to Deinococcus roseus and includes:
- the malZ gene encoding maltodextrin glucosidase, with amino-acid sequence MQLYHDGTPFFLQREGNIARVFLETDRELEQGWAVGYLHGASHYSELKPYGDGRWVAELPFTHHQKFHYRFKVIAAGRVWWLNQAGVSPSAPSVLQDFSFSSQEPPLWVRSRIFYQIFPDRFKMGDPSLRVQKGQYQYTNKDIETREWHELPQKETGYMEFYGGDLEGIRQSIPYFQALGVNALYLNPIFESPSAHKYDTQDYYRIDPHFGSNEGFAALVKELHHSDIRIMLDGVFNHTGDWHRWMNKAGHYQEPGAYQSENFRQYYNYSGENPDDYFSWMGFSTLPKLNYAHQEVRGHIYANPDSVIRYWLKGPYEMDAWRLDVASMIGSEGSDQDNRQILAELWSAARETRSDAYILGEHFGDATLWLQGGVEDATMNYFAFMIPTWSFLASQDHKSHPAWLDAREYAEALTRPLSYLPFNQQLAAFNLLDSHDVKRFATLVPDLQTRKLGVALLFTFIGVPCIYYGDEIGLEGEDDPDNRRPMPWDNKALWDSEIHHWYKALIRLRHQEAALKEGSFSVLHAEGDHLIFERRYGPERIRVVLTRGAPLTHELTGSWIDVLEQQPVQRHVHLSSAGVKILKQVL
- a CDS encoding YciE/YciF ferroxidase family protein; amino-acid sequence: MQNLEQLFVEQLQDIYDAETQLLEALPKMAQAATSQKLKTLFEDHIKKTEKQKQRLEAVFKELDEKPKTKTCQAMKGLLKEAEEILKQQKDSESSVLDAALIGASQKVEHYEIATYGTLRTWAQQLGYSNAAIKLEDTLNEEYEADKGLTLCAERVINPRAAEE
- a CDS encoding FAD-dependent oxidoreductase; its protein translation is MSTHSHWMQNLPTHNPLNKDLIADAVVVGAGIAGLSTAYQLVKAGLSVVVLERDQIGSGETPRSSAQVTASLDFLYQELVTIHGREATRLIYQSHTAAIAEMERMVQTEQLDCDFRRVSGHLVPAPGDDATVQKEASVHRGLGFDTRLSTPPAWVKGFAESLEYPQQGQVDPLQYLLGLAKAIEKHGGLIYGSSPVLSYTGDHVVTEQGHTVHANHVVITTNAVVSEHGKYSFRLTPYRTYMVSLKLTEQIEPVLFYDTSDPYFYVRPDGDMLLVGGADHRTGEPADPKERWQTIESWARAHFPVGERLEQWSGQVFNSADGIAFLGKTGDIYVITGDTGNGLTHATIGSMIIRDQVLGQENPWIEVYRPDRFPRGNYRAWIKDAGRSIGHVFDWFKKSAEVQNLQPGQGCIVRQGLSKCAVHRDEKGELHAVGAMCTHLGCEVSWNGAEHTWDCPCHGSRFASDGTVLTGPARAPLAKLEHPEKLELK